In the Sedimentisphaera cyanobacteriorum genome, AGAGTTGCCGGCGGGCGCAGGCTGGACAGAAAGCATGAGCGATTTGGCGGCGGCGTGGCTTTGATGATATAGGCAGCGTTAATTTTGCGAATAAGGAGTTCGGAATTGAAAAAGCCGGCTTTTTGTGTCGGCTTTAATACGTGAAAGGGAGTAACAAATTTTACTTGTATCCGAGTTTATCCATAAGTGTTTTCTGACCGTAAAAGCTCATCAAATTATCGAGCAGAACGATTGCGGTATAGTTTTCAGCCACCGGCCATATCCTTCCAGCGATTGTTGGGTCTCTTCTTGTAATAGCTGATAGCTTTGTGTTTTCGAGGGTATATTTATCGATAGTGTGCTGGTCTTTGTCGATTGTAGGTGTTGGTTTTACAGCGAGCCTTGCGATAAGGTTCTGTCCTGTTGAGATTCCGCCAGTAATCCCGCCGGCGTTGTTCGAATCGAAAATTACCCTGCCGTTTTCGCTTCTTATCTGATCGTTGCACTGGTGGCCTGTCATATCCTTGGCCTTGAAGCCTGCGCCAATCTCAACGCCCTTAACAGCCCCTATCCCGAGCATTTTCCCGAGCTCTGCATCGAGCTTGCTGAACACCGGCTCGCCGAGGCCGACTGGCATCCCTGTAGCGGCTACTTCTATTATGCCGCCGGAGGAATCGCCGGTTTTGGTGATCTTTCCGCACGCCTCAACCATCTCGCAGGCGGCGCTGTAGTCTGGGCAGCAGAGGATATGGTGCACGTCGTATTCAGATTTAATTTTCTCAGGCACCATCTCTTCGCCCGCAGCTCTGATCTGGTCTATCTCGTTTTCCACCTCCGCTAAAACGGCCATCTTCTCAAGAAACCGCATCTCAGTGCGCAAACGCTGTTTTTCGTATATCTGCTGGTAGAAGGGGTCGTAGTTTTTGCGCATTTTCTTGTATCTCTGGGTGAACTGGTAAATCTCTTCGTAGTCCATATCCGGACACTGCACTCCCGCTGCCTCGCGAACAAAGGAGAACACCTTTACCCCGAGCTCTGCGAGAATCTTCTTAGCCACATACCCCGCCGCTACGATTGTAGAAGTGTAGCGTCCGCTGAATATGCCCGCTCCGATAGCATCATCAGATTCACCGTATTTCATAAAAGTTGCGTAGGATGCGTGTCCCGGGCGGGGGGTTCTGTTAGTATCCTGATACTGCTTTATGTGAATGAAATGTCTGTCGAGATTCGGGATTAGTATCGTAAGAGGCGTTGCGTTTGTATGGAAGGCGTTGCCTGCTGCCTCGATTGTATCTGCGCTGTTTATGCCGCTGTAAATTATCGGCAGGTCAGGCTCTTTTCGCGGGCTCGAGAGCTCGTCGGCCCCGGGCTTTCTGAGAAGAAGGTCGCCGTAGATTTCTTTTTCGGTGATTTTCATTCCTGGAGGGCAGCCGTGTATCATTGATGTAAGCCCGTCCTGATATGAACCACCTGCAACACTAACCTGAAAATTTCTCCCTGTATGACATCCAAGCATTTCATTACTCCCTTGCTAAAATAATAAACTTTCCCTTAATCTGCGAAAACACATTTGGATACACCAAAGATTATAGGCTTTTTCGGGTTTCTGTAAACAGAAACGTGCCTCAGATGGCTTTGTTAATTCGGGTGTCGCACACTGTTGGATGCTTGAGCTTAAAAAAATATTGCTTTCGATGGTATTCAGGTTATGATGTGGGAAGTTTAAATACACGGAGAAATAATGAGAAAATCTGCAAATCTTTTGTTGGTTTTGGCACTATTTTTAACAACTGCACTTGAAGCAGAAGATTACAATATTGGGGTGCTTGCAAAACGCGGAGATGCAAAATGTCTGGAGAGATGGTCTGCTACGGGCGGGTATCTCAGCGATCAGTTCGAGTCAGACACATTCGGAATAGTTCCTCTTGACTTCAATGAAATCGAAGAAGCTGTTAAAAACAGGCAGGTAGATTTTGTTCTTGCTAATCCCGCTGTTTATGTGAATCTGGAATATAATTATCATATTAAAAGAATAGCTACTCTTGTAAATAAAGGACGTTCTGGAAACACCACTCGTTTTGCTGGGACAGTTTTCTGTCTTCGGGATAAGAGCTTCAGCGGCTTTCAGGATTTAAAGGGGCTTCACATTGCTGCTGTTGACAGGAATTCTTTTGGAGGCTGGCTTGCTGTAAAGTATGAGCTTCTGAAAGCAGGGCTTGATGTTCCCGGCGATTTTAATTCACTAAGCTTTGCTGGCAGTCATGATAAAGTTGTCTATTCTGTTCAGCATGGTTCTGCAGATGCAGGTATTGTTCGAAGCAACAGTTTGGAGCGTCTTGCCGCCGAGGGCAGGATAAATTTTGATGATTTCAGAATTATCGGCGAACGCAGAGGCAGAGACATCCCATTTCTTTACTCCACTGAAACTTATCCTGAATGGCCGTTCTCTTCTC is a window encoding:
- a CDS encoding chorismate synthase — translated: MLGCHTGRNFQVSVAGGSYQDGLTSMIHGCPPGMKITEKEIYGDLLLRKPGADELSSPRKEPDLPIIYSGINSADTIEAAGNAFHTNATPLTILIPNLDRHFIHIKQYQDTNRTPRPGHASYATFMKYGESDDAIGAGIFSGRYTSTIVAAGYVAKKILAELGVKVFSFVREAAGVQCPDMDYEEIYQFTQRYKKMRKNYDPFYQQIYEKQRLRTEMRFLEKMAVLAEVENEIDQIRAAGEEMVPEKIKSEYDVHHILCCPDYSAACEMVEACGKITKTGDSSGGIIEVAATGMPVGLGEPVFSKLDAELGKMLGIGAVKGVEIGAGFKAKDMTGHQCNDQIRSENGRVIFDSNNAGGITGGISTGQNLIARLAVKPTPTIDKDQHTIDKYTLENTKLSAITRRDPTIAGRIWPVAENYTAIVLLDNLMSFYGQKTLMDKLGYK